The DNA sequence GCGCCAGCGCCGATTTCGCCGACGATGCTGGCCTGCGGGCATTCGTTGCCCAAAACGGCGCACTCCACTTCCTGCCCATCGATGGCTTCTTCCACAACGATTTTGCTGTCCTGCAGGGCTGCAAGGGCAACGGCGGCGTCCAGCTCATCGGTACTTTTTACTTTAGAGATGCCAACACTGGAGCCGGCATTGGCGGGCTTCAGGAAGATAGGCCAGCCGAGGCGGGCGTCAATTTTACGCTGGATTTTCAGACGGCCCTCACCGCTGTAATTTTCGGCAAAAAACCATAGAAAATGTGCCTGCTTGATATTCCAGCTGGCCAGCAGGGTGTGGGTGACGGCTTTGTCCATGCAGCAGGCACTTGCCAAAGTGGGGCAGCCGACATACGGAATGCCGCTGACGTGCAGAAGGCCCTGAATGGTGCCGTCCTCGCCGTTTTTGCCGTGCAGGGCGGGAATGACGCAGTCCACATGAATGGTCTGGAAGCCGTCCGGTCCCTCGGTTACGATGCCGTGTACGGAAGTGTCCGGTGAAATACAGGCACGGCGGCACGCGGCGGTGTCCGTTTCCCATGCGCCGGAACGGATGGAATCGGTGGAACCGCTGTAAAGAAGCCAGCGTCCGTCTTTGGTGATGCCCAGTGTTAAAACGTCGTATTTATCTTTGTTTAGGTTTTCCGCAATGGTGGCCGCCGAAACACAGGACACTTCGTGCTCGGATGAGCTGCCGCCAAACAGAACTGCTACTGTTTTCTTCATAATATTTTCCTTCCATGAAGCGCTGCAGCGTTTTTCCGACGGGCGCTTCTGTCAGATGCTTTTCTGTATTTTGATATACAATTTATCATACCACAACCCCCGCCCGGACGCAATGCTGACAACCGTATAAATGAATGATGACAAAAAGCAGTTTATGTAGTATAATAATGAAAACCTAATCCTTAGAAATGAAGTGTCTGTCCCATGGCGGGCAGGATAATATGATACAGGAGTGATGACTTTGGAGCAGAAGGCGTTTAAGCAGGTTGTAACCCGGCTGCGTGCGGTGCTGGAAAAGCAGGGCTTTCCGCTGAACCAGGACAGTGTATGCCAGAACAGCGAGGGAATGCATGCGTTTTTCATTGGCCGGGAAATGGCCTACGGCGTCTTTTATGAAGCGGAGAAAAAGCGCTTTATCCTGCGCTACTGCAGTGTGGAAAACGGCCAGCCGGAGGGCAAGTGGCGAAACCGTTCCGCTCTGCTGTTTGACCCGGAGAACGAGGAAGATGCCAGTCGCCAAACGGACAGCATTATTGCCGACTTTACCGATGAAGTTACGGAAAAGGATAATAAGGAAGCGGTTGTGCAGCGGGTGACGAAGCACCGCCGCCACCGTGGGGAAGAAAGCAAGACGGATGCCCTCTTCTTTTACAATCGTCTTGTCAATGTTTTTCCTGAGCTGCGGGAGGAAATTATTCAGGAACGCGTTACCTACGGACAAATCCGCACGGCAACCTTTGCCCGTGAAAAAGTTCTGCCGAAAATGCATACCCTTTTGCAGGGAGATGCCCAGAAGCAGCAACTAAAAAAGCTGGCGGAAATTTACAGCGAGCTGTATGCCAACGGTGACACCGATGTGCACGCGGTTATTACCTTTGTTTTGCTCAATTCCCTTTCCGATGCGGAAGTGGAAAAATTGGAACCGTACTTTACACCGGAAATGAAAATTGGCTGCCAGTTTGCCCGCAAGATGCGCGGCAAAAAACTGAAGCCGGAAAAGCCGAAGAAACAGTCGAAAAACCGCGTCGTTGCTACCCTGAATGACATGGAGCGATAAAGCAAAAAAGCAAAAATTCCTTGACAGTTTCAGCCGAATATGATAAGATAAAAATACCTCATAAAGGGGTATTTTTTTTGCACCCTTTTCTAGAGGGAGGCCGGGACAGGTCTATGTCCCAATATTTTTCCGGAATACGGGAGGTGCCGTCATGAGAGTAAAGGTAGTATTGGCATGCACAGAGTGCAAGCAGCGTAACTACAACACGATGAAGAACAAGAAGAACGACCCGGACAGACTTGAAATGCATAAGTATTGTCCTTTCTGCAAGAAACATACCCTGCACAAGGAAACCAAGTGATTCGGACGGAGGGAACAGCAGATGGCTGACAAAAAGAAAAAAGCTGGCAGCAAAGCCCCGCAGGCTGCGGTTGCTGGCGAAAAAAAAGCCGCGAAAAAAACTGACAAAGCTGTTGCCAAAACAGAAGGAACCAAAGCTGCCAAAACCCAAAATGGGAAAAAGAAAAGGGCGGTTGGCCGTTTCTTCCACGATTTGAAAGCCGAAATCAAAAAAATCGTCTGGCCCGCACCGCGGGCAGTTTGGAGAAATGTGGGAATCGTTGTGGTCATGATTGCAGTCGTAGGTGTCTGTGTGTTTGGCCTGGATGAAGCATTTACCAACCTGCTGCATCAGTTTATGAATGTCGCAGTATGACGAAAGAAGTGAGGTATGACAATGGCTGAGGAAGCGTGCTGGTATGTTGTGCATACCTACTCCGGTTATGAGAACAAAGTTGCTTCCACGTTGGAAAAAACGGTGGAAAACCGCAAAATGCAGGATCTTATCCAGCAGATTATGGTTCCAACGGAGAAAGTCACGGAGATTAAGGACAACAAAACCCGTGAGGTGGAGCGCAAGCTGTTCCCTGGCTATGTGCTTATCAAAATGGTTCTGACGAATGAATCATGGTATGTTGTGCGCAATATCCGCGGCTGCACCGGTTTTGTCGGCCCGGACAACACCAAACCGGTTCCCCTGACCGAAGAGGAAGTACAGAAACTCGGCGTAGAGAAAAAAGACGTGGAGGTTTCGTACCGGGTGGGCGATTCTGTCAACATTATCGACGGGCCTTTCGACGGCTTCGTTGGTGTGGTGGAGGATATCGACACCGAGAAGAACCGCGTGCGTGTTACCATTAACATGTTCGGCCGTGAAACACCTGTCGAGTTGGAACTGGGACAGGCAGAAGTAATGGATTAACTCAAACCAGCGGGCCCGTGCGGCCCACAATAAAACAGAAACTCTGCGGGAAACCGCTGAAGTGGGGGGCTGTGTAAGCCCCCGTGGGAGGAACGCACCAAATTTGTTTTTCAGTGTGTTCCGTTTTTACCACAAATTTTGGAGGTGCAATTACAATGGCTCAAAAGGTTACTGGTTACATTAAGCTCCAGATACCTGCCGGCAAGGCAACCCCGGCGCCGCCTGTAGGACCGGCTCTCGGTCAGCACGGCGTCAACATTATGGCGTTCACAAAAGAATTTAATGAGCGCACCAAAAAGGACGCGGGGTATATTATCCCGGTCATTATCACCGTTTATGCAGACCGCTCCTTTACTTTCGTTACCAAGACACCGCCTGCCGCTGTCCTGATTAAGAAAGCCTGCGGAATTGACACTGCCTCTGGTGAACCGAACAAAACAAAAGTTGCTAAGATTACCAAAGAGCAGGTCAAGCAGATTGCAGAAACAAAGATGCCCGACCTGAATGCGGCTACTATCGAATCTGCCATGAGCATGATTGCTGGTACTGCCCGCAGCATGGGAGTCGAGGTCGTTGACTAAATCGACTACCCGGGTGGGAGGAACTTATCATCCGTATTTACCACTTTACAGGGAGGATAACCAATGAAACACGGAAAAAAATACGTCGACGGCGCAAAGCTGATCGATCGTTCTAAATTTTATGATCCGCAGGAAGCCCTTGAGCTGGCCGTAAAAACCGGCACTGCTAAGTTCGACGAAACAGTTGAACTGCACGTTAAGCTGGGTGTCGACAGCCGTCACGCAGACCAGCAGGTCCGCGGTGCGCTGGTTCTGCCCAACGGCACCGGCAAAAAGGTGCGCGTGCTGGCTATCTGCAAGGGCGATGCTGCCAAAGATGCGCAGGACGCCGGTGCCGATTATGTCGGCGCAGAAGAAATGGCACAGAAGATTCAGGGCGGCTGGATGGATTTTGACGTTGTCGTTACGACCCCGGACATGATGGGCGTTGTTGGACGTTTGGGCAAAATCCTTGGCCCGCGTGGTCTGATGCCTAACCCGAAGGCCGGTACAGTTACTCGCGAAGTCGGCAAGGCTGTTAAAGAAGCCAAAGCCGGTAAGATTGAGTACCGTCTGGACAAGTCCAACATCATTCACTGCGTGATTGGCCGCATTTCCTTCGGCGCCGAGAAGCTGACTGAAAACTTCAACGCACTGATGGGCGCTATCGTAAAGGCAAAACCGGCCACTTCAAAGGGTCAGTATGTCCGCTCCTGCGTAGTTGCTTCTACAATGGGCCCTGGCGTACGCGTTAACCCGAGCAAATTCGGTGCCTAATTTTTCAAGGTGCTCTTGACACACAGATATGCTGTGTGTTATACTTTTTAAGCTGTCCAAAGACAGCAGGTGCGTTTTGCGCAAAGGGCTGTGCCCGCCTGCCGAGGAAAGCGGAAATTTTCACTGTATCAGTGTAAACTTCAGCCTTTCCCGCAGGTGTGGGAAAGGCTTTTTTGTTGCAGAAGTACAATCGGTTCAATGGAGGTGAAACCATTTGCCAAGCAAAAAGGTTTTAGACGCAAAGCAGCAGGAAGTCGCTGCTCTTGCAGAAGAAATTAAAAAAGCAAACGTCGGTATCCTGGTTGACTACAAGGGTATTACGGTTGCGGACGACACAAAGCTGCGTAAGGAGCTGCGTGAAGGCGGGAATACCTATAAGGTTGTAAAGAATACCCTGCTGAAGCGTGCTCTGGCTGAAGCTGGTGTGACTGGCCTTGATGACCTGCTGAGCGGCACAACCGCTTTTGCAGCCGGTGAGGACTATGTCAGTGCAGCAAAGGCCCTGAAGGGTTATGCCGACGCAAAGAAGAACAAGGACTTTAAGGTTAAAGGCGGTTTTGTTGACGGTGCAGCTGTCGGCACAGATGAAATTACAACGCTGGCTAGCCTGCCCAGCAAGGAAGTCCTGCTGTCTCAGGTCCTGAGCAGCATGAATGCACCAATCACTGGTCTGGTCACCGTACTGAACGGCACCATCAAGGGCCTGGTTGTTGCACTGAATGCAATTGCCGAAAAGCAGTCCGCCGTACAGGCGTAACTGTTTGCAGAACAGAAAAATATTCTGACGAAATTCGATTCGCTTGATTTGGAGGTACAAATATGTCTGAGAAAGTTGATAAGCTCGTTGAAGAAGTAAAGGGTCTTACCGTTCTGGAGCTGTCTGACCTGGTCAAGGCTCTGGAAGATGAATTTGGTGTTTCCGCAGCTGCTCCGGTAGCTGTTGCTGCTGCTCCGGCTGCTGCTCCGGCTGCAGAAGAAAAGACTGAGTTTGACGTTGTTCTGAAGTCTGCCGGCGGCAACAAGATTCCGGTTATCAAGATTGTCCGTGATGCAACTGGTCTGGGCCTGAAGGACGCAAAGGCTCTGGTCGATGCTGCTCCTAAGGCTGTCAAGGAAGGCGTGTCCAAGGACGACGCTGAGGACCTGCAGAAGAAGCTGACTGATGCTGGTGCAGAAGTCGAACTGAAGTAATTTCACCTCTTCAATTCTTCAATATAGAAAAGGCACCCTTGCGGGTGCCTTTTTTCTTTTGCTCTTTTTCAACAAAAGGCGGGTTGCCGGTGAAAAACTTTTTCGGCAGCCCGCTAAACTGTTTTCTTAAAAGCGTCTGTATTTATGTACTTTGCGCAGGTCGGATTTTCGGCGGCTGTAAAAGACTGCCAATACAATATAAACTGCCAGCAGAATGAGAATGACAATGAAAATAACAACGAACCATGGGGCGGTAAAAACAGCTTTTGCAGCACTGGCGGAATGGACGAGTTCACTGCGGCTGATGTCTTCATTGGAAACCAGCCGGACGGTTGCCAGCTTTTGTTTGGCGTACGTCAGTGTTGCCGTGCCGATAATCTGCCCTTTCTGCACGGGTGCGTTGACAGCGGAATTGACATTCGGTGTGACCTCCACGCTGTTGGCACTTACACCTTCCGGCAGAACCGCCGTTACATCTTTTTCTGGATACAGCGTAATAGAGTCCCGATTCCAGGCGTAGTTCAGCGGTACTTCCCAAATGGGCTGTTTGGAGGACGCAACCTGTACGAGGTTAAAATTGCTGTAAATCCATTTGTACAGATTTGTTGTATCAATCATCTCGCCATATTGTTTTTCATTGATGGGTGCACCCATGAGTACGCACAGGTAGGTTCGGCCACCGTAGATAGCGGTGCTGACCAAGCAGCGTCCGGATTCACTGGTGTGGCCGGTCTTAATGCCCTTGACATAGGGGTTGTAGTACAGCCCGCCCTGTGCGCCACGGTCAATCATGGCATTGGTTGTGGTCAGCTGCCGTTTGACGGTCGGCTGATTCAGCGGTGTCAGGTTGTACACAGTGGTGTTGCAGATTTCCTGAAAGTAGTTAAGGTTTAAGGCGTACTTGGCCATGAGGGCCATGTCATGCGCGGTGGTGTAGTGGTTGACATTGTGCAGGCCATTTGGGTTTACAAAATGGGTGCCTGTACAGCCCAATGCCTTGGCTTTGCTGTTCATCATTGCCACAAACTTACTGACGTCACCGTTACCCACATAGGTTGCCAGCAGCAGTGCCGCGTCGTTGCCGGAGGGCACCATCATGGCATACAGGAGCTGATGAATACTGAACTTTTCACCAACCTTTAATCCGGCGGTGGAGCTGCCGGTGCCGTCAATGATTTTCTTTTCTTTATCGGTGTAGGTCATGGTGGCGGTATCCACATTTTTTACATTTTCAATCGTAATAATGAAGGTCATGATTTTCGTTGTGGAGGCCGGGTACATTTTTTGGTTAGCGTTCTGTTCAAACACATTCGTGTCGGTGTCCAGGTTGACCAGTGCGGCTGCCTTGGAGTTGAGCGTAAAGTTTGGCTTAAAGACACTGTCCCCGCTTTGTGCGGCAGACTGGGTAACGGCGCCGCTGGCAACAGCGGAAGAACTGCTTGCTGTCCGGGGCTGTGCCGTGCTGCTACCGGCGGCATATACCGGCAGACAGCCCGCCGCAGTGACGGACAGAAGAAGCAGCAGCGAAAGCAGGCGTTTCTTCATGGAAGTTGTTCCTCCAATGTGATAAAATAACAGAGAATGCAAATTCCTCTGCGTATATTTCAAAAATTCATATATTCAAGTATACCAGCATTTCAGGAAAAAGGAAAGCCGCAAACTGTACTTTTCATGGCGGCTGCATGTAAAAAAGAGGGGAGTCAACCGATATGAAATTGCTGCATACAGCGGACTGGCATTTAGGGAAAGCTTTGTATGGGCGCAGCATGCTGGAAGAGCAGAAATGGTTTTTAATGCAGTGGCTGCTGCCGCTGATTGAGCAGGAAAAACCGGACGCTGTTCTGCTGGCCGGGGATATTTTTGACCGGCAAGTGCCGCCGGTGGAAGCAGTGGAACTGCTGAATACATTTTTGTGCGGACTTGCGCAGCAGGGGGTTCCACTGGTGGCGGTTTCCGGCAATCATGACAGTGCCCGCAGACTGTCACTGGGGACGTCTCTGCTGCGGCGGGAAAAGGTTGTCCTTGCGACCCGTCCGGAGGAAGTCTGGATTCCCTACACGATTCAGACAGCGGACGGTCCCCTGTGCTGCTACACATTGCCTTACTGTGAACCTGCCGCCGCCCGGCAGGCACTGCAGGTGCAGGAAGATGGGCCACGCACCATGGATACGGCCTTCCGCGCGCTGCTTGCCCGTGTCCACTTGGACCCGACGGCAAAAAATGTATTGATTACCCACTGCTTTGCCGCCGGCGGGCGCATCAGCGCCAGTGAAAACCCTGCTTTTGTGGGTGGCAGCAGCCAGGTGGGGCTGGACTGCTTTGCGCCGTTTGATTATGTGGCACTTGGACATCTGCACGCTTCACAGAAAGCGGGAACCGGTCGCTACGCGGGCTCCCCGCTCAAGTACAGCTTTGATGAGGCAGACCAGAAAAAAGGCGTTACATTGGTTACACTGGACAGCACAGGCACCCACACGCAGGTTGTTGCCATTATACCGCCGCATGATGTGCGGGTGCTGAGCGGCCGGTTTGAGGAACTGCTGGCGGCAGCAAAAGAAACACCCAGTAAAGATTATTTGCAGGTTCGGCTGACGGACACCAGTCCGGTTTTTCAGCCGATGGATCAGCTGCGGACCTACTACCCAAACCTGCTGCACCTTTCCAGCGACTGGCTGCTTTCCGCCGGAGATGGGGAGGACAGCGCGTTTCGCCGCGAGATGCGCTGCCGCCGTGTCAGTGACGAGCAAATTTTTACGGCGTTCTTACAGCAAATATGCGGAACGGAACCGACGGAGCAGGACCTAGCTTTGTTCCGAAAAGAAATGAAAAAGGAGGGACAGGAATGAATCCAGTCAAGCTGACCATGCAGGCTTTTGGTTCGTACCGAAAAAAGACAACGATTGACTTTACACTGCTGGGGGAACATCCGCTGTTTCTCATAACCGGTGCGACCGGCGGCGGCAAAACGACCATATTGGACGCCATGTGCTTTGCATTGTACGGACGCTCTACCGGCGGCCGCCGCAGCTGGGGCGAAATGCGCAGTTTAGGTGCCGCACCGGAGGAGGAAACGCTGGTCGAATTCATTTTCTCTTACCGCAATACCTTATATAAATGGTTCCGCAGCCGTAAGTGGCACATTTCCAAGCGTACCAAAAAACAAAAAGAAGACGACACATGCGAATGTTTTCAACAGGATGAGCAGGGACAGTGGAAACTTTTGCAGGCGGGTTCAGACAAGGCACTTCGGGAACAGGCGGAACAGCTGCTGGGCCTTACTTGTGAACAGTTTTCACAGGTGGCAGTGCTGCCGCAGGGGGATTTCCTAAAGCTGCTGCTGGCAAAGTCTGTGGACAAAGCGAAACTGCTGCAGACACTGTTTGGTACACAAAAGTGGGAGCATTTGACTCGCCGTGTCCGTGATAAGGCGGAACAGCTGAAAATAGAGGCAGATAAGAACGTGTCTTCACAAAACACCATTTTGGAAGGCGAGCAGGTGAAAGACCGAGAAAGCCTGCAGGCAAAATGTAAAAAGCTGCAGGAGGGCTGTGAACAGGTGCAGAAAGCGCTGGCAGCCGCACAAAAACATTTGGAGGACTGCAGCCGTGCCTATGACCTAGCGTCAAAGGCTGCTTCCAATTACGACCAGCGGCAGCGCCGAAAGACAGAGGAAGAGCAGGCACTTGTGAAGGACAAGGAAGCGGAGCAGCAGGCGAAAAACGCACAGGCACAACTGCCGAAGGCGGAAGATTTCCGCGGGCAGGCCGCACAGCTGCGGGAGGAGGCAGCGGCTAGAGAAAGCGCCCTGGCTGCCGCCCGCCGGCTGCGTGCGCTGCAAAAAGAAACGGACGCTGTGCGGAAAACCATTGTACAGAAACAGCAGATACTGACAAAGGCGGAACAAGACCAGCAGGCGGCGCAGGAGCATCGGCAGGCGGGAAATCGTTTTGTTGATGACCTGCACCGCAAGGAAACGGAGAAAGCAGCGCTGGACGAAGTAATCGAGCGGGAAAAACGCCGAGATGCGGCGGCGGTGCTTGCCGTATACCTGCGGGACGGGTGTGCCTGCCCAGTTTGCGGTGCACTGGAACATCCAAACCCCACGCAGCCACCGCGGGAATTGGTGCAGCTGCAGCAGCAGGCCGCCAGCCTGCTGAAAGAAATTAGCAAACTGCCGCGTGCCAACGCGCGTGTAAAGGAACTGGAACAAATGCAGGAAGCGGCACGTAGCCGTGCCCAGCAGGCACGCGACGCACTGGCAGAGCAGCAGCGTGTGCTGGCTGAAAAAGAGGCATCACAAAAGGAAATTGTCCTGCAAATGCAGGGCAGTGCTTCCTGTGACCAGCTGGAGCAGACCATTCGCACGCTGCGGCAGCGTGCAGCCGGATTGGAACAACAGGAGCAGCAGCTGCGCCGCCGTGCGGCAGATGCGCAAAGTGCTGCCGCCGCCGCGCATACCGCCCTGCAGACAGCACAGAAAGAAAGTGCTGCGAGTGAGGACCAGTATCAAAAGGCTATTGAGGCCTACCGCAGCCAGCCGAATGTGATGCAGGGAGTCCCTCGTCCAGATGATACGGTGGCCGCCGAACAGAAAAATGCAGCGCAGAGAACAGTTACGCAGCTGGCCGGTGAAAAAGGGCGCGCAGAGGAGAGCTTTCAAAATGCGCAGCGTTCCTGCCGTCAGCTGCAGCAGTTGGAGGAAGCAGGACAGAACCTTGGCAGCCGTTATGCCGTTGCCCGCCGTCTTGCGGATATGCTTTCCGGACGGACTGCCCACAAGGTGCCCATTCAGCAGTTTGTACTCGGCATTATGCTGGACGACATTCTGTCCAGCGCGAACAATTTGTTTTCAGACCTTTCCGGCGGCAGATATCGTCTGCTGCGTTGGACTGGTCCAGTCAGCGGCAACGCTATGGCGGGTTTGGACCTTGTGGTACAGGACGCTGCCAGCGGCGGGGAACGGGACGTGGCGACGCTGTCCGGCGGGGAATTGTTTCTCGCGTCTTTGTCGCTTGCGTTTGGCCTTTCCGACGTGGTGCAGAGTTACTCTGGCACGGTACGGCTGGATTCCCTGTTTATCGATGAGGGCTTTGGTTCACTGGACCAGGAAACGCTGGATACCACTATGGGCGCACTGTTGCGCCTGCAAAAAACCGGCCGCACCATTGGCATTATTTCGCACGTCACCGAGCTGCAGAC is a window from the Caproicibacterium lactatifermentans genome containing:
- a CDS encoding D-alanine--D-alanine ligase family protein — protein: MKKTVAVLFGGSSSEHEVSCVSAATIAENLNKDKYDVLTLGITKDGRWLLYSGSTDSIRSGAWETDTAACRRACISPDTSVHGIVTEGPDGFQTIHVDCVIPALHGKNGEDGTIQGLLHVSGIPYVGCPTLASACCMDKAVTHTLLASWNIKQAHFLWFFAENYSGEGRLKIQRKIDARLGWPIFLKPANAGSSVGISKVKSTDELDAAVALAALQDSKIVVEEAIDGQEVECAVLGNECPQASIVGEIGAGAEFYDYDDKYKNGKSQLYIPAHLDAPVADELRHIACRAYRLLGCTGLARVDFFVRGGKEVLLNELNTLPGFTAISMYPKLWEACGKPIAQLLDELISLAEERKRYM
- a CDS encoding DUF7674 family protein, translated to MEQKAFKQVVTRLRAVLEKQGFPLNQDSVCQNSEGMHAFFIGREMAYGVFYEAEKKRFILRYCSVENGQPEGKWRNRSALLFDPENEEDASRQTDSIIADFTDEVTEKDNKEAVVQRVTKHRRHRGEESKTDALFFYNRLVNVFPELREEIIQERVTYGQIRTATFAREKVLPKMHTLLQGDAQKQQLKKLAEIYSELYANGDTDVHAVITFVLLNSLSDAEVEKLEPYFTPEMKIGCQFARKMRGKKLKPEKPKKQSKNRVVATLNDMER
- the rpmG gene encoding 50S ribosomal protein L33 codes for the protein MRVKVVLACTECKQRNYNTMKNKKNDPDRLEMHKYCPFCKKHTLHKETK
- the secE gene encoding preprotein translocase subunit SecE, with protein sequence MADKKKKAGSKAPQAAVAGEKKAAKKTDKAVAKTEGTKAAKTQNGKKKRAVGRFFHDLKAEIKKIVWPAPRAVWRNVGIVVVMIAVVGVCVFGLDEAFTNLLHQFMNVAV
- the nusG gene encoding transcription termination/antitermination protein NusG produces the protein MAEEACWYVVHTYSGYENKVASTLEKTVENRKMQDLIQQIMVPTEKVTEIKDNKTREVERKLFPGYVLIKMVLTNESWYVVRNIRGCTGFVGPDNTKPVPLTEEEVQKLGVEKKDVEVSYRVGDSVNIIDGPFDGFVGVVEDIDTEKNRVRVTINMFGRETPVELELGQAEVMD
- the rplK gene encoding 50S ribosomal protein L11, with the protein product MAQKVTGYIKLQIPAGKATPAPPVGPALGQHGVNIMAFTKEFNERTKKDAGYIIPVIITVYADRSFTFVTKTPPAAVLIKKACGIDTASGEPNKTKVAKITKEQVKQIAETKMPDLNAATIESAMSMIAGTARSMGVEVVD
- the rplA gene encoding 50S ribosomal protein L1; its protein translation is MKHGKKYVDGAKLIDRSKFYDPQEALELAVKTGTAKFDETVELHVKLGVDSRHADQQVRGALVLPNGTGKKVRVLAICKGDAAKDAQDAGADYVGAEEMAQKIQGGWMDFDVVVTTPDMMGVVGRLGKILGPRGLMPNPKAGTVTREVGKAVKEAKAGKIEYRLDKSNIIHCVIGRISFGAEKLTENFNALMGAIVKAKPATSKGQYVRSCVVASTMGPGVRVNPSKFGA
- the rplJ gene encoding 50S ribosomal protein L10; protein product: MPSKKVLDAKQQEVAALAEEIKKANVGILVDYKGITVADDTKLRKELREGGNTYKVVKNTLLKRALAEAGVTGLDDLLSGTTAFAAGEDYVSAAKALKGYADAKKNKDFKVKGGFVDGAAVGTDEITTLASLPSKEVLLSQVLSSMNAPITGLVTVLNGTIKGLVVALNAIAEKQSAVQA
- the rplL gene encoding 50S ribosomal protein L7/L12, whose amino-acid sequence is MSEKVDKLVEEVKGLTVLELSDLVKALEDEFGVSAAAPVAVAAAPAAAPAAEEKTEFDVVLKSAGGNKIPVIKIVRDATGLGLKDAKALVDAAPKAVKEGVSKDDAEDLQKKLTDAGAEVELK
- a CDS encoding D-alanyl-D-alanine carboxypeptidase family protein, which codes for MKKRLLSLLLLLSVTAAGCLPVYAAGSSTAQPRTASSSSAVASGAVTQSAAQSGDSVFKPNFTLNSKAAALVNLDTDTNVFEQNANQKMYPASTTKIMTFIITIENVKNVDTATMTYTDKEKKIIDGTGSSTAGLKVGEKFSIHQLLYAMMVPSGNDAALLLATYVGNGDVSKFVAMMNSKAKALGCTGTHFVNPNGLHNVNHYTTAHDMALMAKYALNLNYFQEICNTTVYNLTPLNQPTVKRQLTTTNAMIDRGAQGGLYYNPYVKGIKTGHTSESGRCLVSTAIYGGRTYLCVLMGAPINEKQYGEMIDTTNLYKWIYSNFNLVQVASSKQPIWEVPLNYAWNRDSITLYPEKDVTAVLPEGVSANSVEVTPNVNSAVNAPVQKGQIIGTATLTYAKQKLATVRLVSNEDISRSELVHSASAAKAVFTAPWFVVIFIVILILLAVYIVLAVFYSRRKSDLRKVHKYRRF
- a CDS encoding exonuclease SbcCD subunit D, producing MKLLHTADWHLGKALYGRSMLEEQKWFLMQWLLPLIEQEKPDAVLLAGDIFDRQVPPVEAVELLNTFLCGLAQQGVPLVAVSGNHDSARRLSLGTSLLRREKVVLATRPEEVWIPYTIQTADGPLCCYTLPYCEPAAARQALQVQEDGPRTMDTAFRALLARVHLDPTAKNVLITHCFAAGGRISASENPAFVGGSSQVGLDCFAPFDYVALGHLHASQKAGTGRYAGSPLKYSFDEADQKKGVTLVTLDSTGTHTQVVAIIPPHDVRVLSGRFEELLAAAKETPSKDYLQVRLTDTSPVFQPMDQLRTYYPNLLHLSSDWLLSAGDGEDSAFRREMRCRRVSDEQIFTAFLQQICGTEPTEQDLALFRKEMKKEGQE
- a CDS encoding AAA family ATPase, producing the protein MNPVKLTMQAFGSYRKKTTIDFTLLGEHPLFLITGATGGGKTTILDAMCFALYGRSTGGRRSWGEMRSLGAAPEEETLVEFIFSYRNTLYKWFRSRKWHISKRTKKQKEDDTCECFQQDEQGQWKLLQAGSDKALREQAEQLLGLTCEQFSQVAVLPQGDFLKLLLAKSVDKAKLLQTLFGTQKWEHLTRRVRDKAEQLKIEADKNVSSQNTILEGEQVKDRESLQAKCKKLQEGCEQVQKALAAAQKHLEDCSRAYDLASKAASNYDQRQRRKTEEEQALVKDKEAEQQAKNAQAQLPKAEDFRGQAAQLREEAAARESALAAARRLRALQKETDAVRKTIVQKQQILTKAEQDQQAAQEHRQAGNRFVDDLHRKETEKAALDEVIEREKRRDAAAVLAVYLRDGCACPVCGALEHPNPTQPPRELVQLQQQAASLLKEISKLPRANARVKELEQMQEAARSRAQQARDALAEQQRVLAEKEASQKEIVLQMQGSASCDQLEQTIRTLRQRAAGLEQQEQQLRRRAADAQSAAAAAHTALQTAQKESAASEDQYQKAIEAYRSQPNVMQGVPRPDDTVAAEQKNAAQRTVTQLAGEKGRAEESFQNAQRSCRQLQQLEEAGQNLGSRYAVARRLADMLSGRTAHKVPIQQFVLGIMLDDILSSANNLFSDLSGGRYRLLRWTGPVSGNAMAGLDLVVQDAASGGERDVATLSGGELFLASLSLAFGLSDVVQSYSGTVRLDSLFIDEGFGSLDQETLDTTMGALLRLQKTGRTIGIISHVTELQTVIKKQIIVEPLPDGSSSVRIEA